The stretch of DNA TTGTTTAAATAAGTCGCTATGTAAGGCAGGTTAGTAAAGAAGGTGGTGAAAGTTATAGGAAGAAAAGAAACTGACACTAGTTAGCCAGGTGACAAAAGGAAAGTCAAGTTCTTCATCCGACCAAAAAAATAAGGAAAGAGGGATTAAATAATGAAAACAAGAAAGAATGGGATATTTCCAGCTATAATACTGAGTATTTCCATCGGTTTACTTAGCGCTTGTGGTCAAACGGCAACTGGAGAGAAGAAGTTAGAGAAAATTAGGCTTGATTATGCTTTTTATTCACCAACGAGTTTAGTTTTAAAAGAATTTGGATGGTTAGAAGAGGACCTAAAAGATGAAGGCATTGAAGTGGAGTGGGTTCAAAGTCTTGGTAGCAATAAAGCGCTAGAATTTTTAAATAGTAATAGTATTGATTTTGGTTCAACGGCGGGTGCAGCTGCACTTATTGCAAAAGCAAACAATGCTCCGATTGAGTCCGTTTATATTTATTCGAAACCAGAATGGACGGCGCTCGTTACACAAGGTGAGACCGAGCTAACATCAGTCTCTGACTTAAAAGGGAAAAAGGTTGCTGCAACGTTAGGAACAGATCCACATATTTTCTTACTTCGTTCACTAGCTGACGCTGGATTAAAGCCGACAGACGTTGAGATCGTCAATTTGCAGCATGGAGACGGGGCGTCTGCGTTAGTATCTGGTCAAGTAAGTGCTTGGGCAGGGTTAGATCCACATATGGCAGTACTTGAAGTGAAGAATGGAACAAGTTATATATATCGGAATACAGAATTTAATACGTATGGAACGCTAAACGTACGTACGGATTTTGCCAAAAACTATCCAGAACATGTGGAAAAAGTAATTGAGCTTTACGAACAGGCGAGAGCTTGGACAATCGAAAATCCAGAAGAAGCGGCTAAGATTCTAGCAGAGCAAGCCCAGTTAGACGCTGCGGTTGCCAAACTACAACTATCAAGAAATGATTTTTCTAATCCAATTCCTAGTGAGGTTCAAGTGAAGGCTCTTATTGAAGCGGGAAAAGTTTTACAGACTAGTGGAATTATTGACTCGAACGTTAACGTTGAAAAATTGGCGACCGAACTCATTCAATCCACATTTGCTACAAATGTCATTAAATTGGAGGATGAATAATGGCACAACAATCAGGAAGTAATTATGTAAAGCCACTTCGTTCGACTTTTAGAGTACGGTTTCCTATTCAACGAATTCTTCAAGCTTCTAAGTCTGTTTTTATTGGTAGCGTTCTTCCTATTTCACTAGTAATCGCTTGGGAGGTATTGAGTAGAGTAGGAGTTTTTCCTCCTCATTTACTTCCAGCTCCTTCCTTAATTATTCAAAAGATAGTGTCAATGATTCAGGATGGGAGTTTATGGGGACATATTGGCATTACGTTAACAAGAGTTTTTGCGGGCTTTTTGCTTGGAGCGGTATTTGCAATTTTGCTTGGAGCGATAGTCGGCTTTTATAAACTAGCGGAGCAATTGCTCGACCCAATCCTTCAAGCATTTCGCTCCATCCCATCATTAGCCTGGGTTCCACTATTTATTTTATGGTTGAGCATAGGAGAGACTTCCAAAATTACATTAATAGCCGTTGGAGTGTTTTTTCCGGTGTATTTAAATATTGTTAGTGGGATTAAAGGGGTAGATCGTAAGTTAATTGAAGTGGGGAAAATATATGGATTTACTACTTACCAATTAATTAAAAATATAATTTTGCCTGCATCACTTCCTTCATTTTTAGTTGGTTTAAGAAGCGGATTAGGTCTAGGTTGGATGTTTGTCGTTGCGGCCGAGTTAATGGGTGCAAGTAGTGGTCTTGGCTACTTATTAGTATTTGGTCAAAATATGAGTTCTCCCGATCTTATCATTGCAAGTATTATCTTATTTGCTTTAATTGGGAAAATATCGGACGCATTGTTAAAGGGCGTGGAAAAGAAAGCGTTACATTGGCAAGATAGTTTAACGAACCAATAGGGGGTGAAGGCGTGCTTTTATCAGTCAAAAATAGTAGTAGAAAATTTGATAATGGAAATGTTGCTTTTACGGATGTAAGTTTTACGGCTAATAGTGGAGAAATTGTCGGCTTACTCGGAACGAGCGGATGTGGAAAAAGTACTCTTCTTCGTACGATATCTGGCCTTGATAAAGGGTATACAGGCAATATTTCTATTCATGAAAAAGAAGCGAGAGATAACAATGAAAATATCGGGTTTATGTTTCAAGAACCGAGACTAATGCCATGGTTAACTGTATTAGAGAACGTAGTCTTTGGTATGAAAGGGAAAAAGAATTGTAAAACAAACGAGGCGATGAATCTACTAGCGCAAGTCGGTTTAAAAGGGTTTGAGCATCACTACCCGAAGGAATTATCTGGAGGCATGGCTCAACGGGTTGCCATCGCAAGAGCCCTCATCACCTCACCGGAAATACTGTTGTTAGACGAACCGTTCAGTGCGTTAGATGCTTTTACAAAAATGCAGCTCCAAGACCTATTGTTAACAATATGGGGTAGAAAGAAAGCAACGATGTTATTAGTAACCCATGATATTGACGAAGCACTCTATCTTTGTGATCGACTGTTAGTTTTTAGAGGGCAGCCAGGTGAGTTATGTGAAGAAATCAACGTTTCAAAAGAAAGGCCTCGTTCTAGAGGAGATGAACAGTTAGCTAAACAGAAGGAAGTCATTTTATCGCTCTTAAATGTAGAAAATTCGAATTAGGAGAGGAAGGGAGTATGTATGAAACTGCGAGAAGCATCTGCGCTTAAACAAGGAGAAGGGGCTTTTAATCTTTCAAACTATGAGGAAGTTTCTAAGCAATTTTCGTGGGATACGATTCATCCTCAATTTAGCTGGCATCGTACGAATAAGGTGAATATGGCTTATGAATGTATAGATCGCCATGTGGAAGATGGATATGGGGAGAAGATTGCATTAATTTATATGAATGGTCACTTTAAAGAAACGCATACCTTTTCTAATTTGAAGAAGAAAACGGATGAGTGGGGTTATCTATTAAAATCACAAGGTGTGAAAAAAGGGGACCGTGTTTTTGTATTTTTACCAAAGCATCCAGACTGTTATATTGCGGTGTTAGCTGCAATTAAAATTGGTGCGATTGTCGGTCCGTTATTTGAAGCCTTTATGGAGGAAGCAATTTTTGATCGTATGTACGACTGTGAAGCATCCGTTTTGATTACGAACGAGGAATTGTTACAAAGAGTGCCAGTTAGCAAACTACCACATCTTCAATCTATTTACATTACAGACAATATAGAGCATCCAATTGCGAAATCGATTCCAAAATTGGTGGAAGAGGTAAGTGTTAATGGCGAAATCGTTGAATGGGTAGATTTAAATGATGGCATGATCATTCACTATACGTCTGGGTCTACAGGAAAGCCGAAAGGAGTTTTACACGCACATCGAGTGATGATTCAACAATATCAAACAGGACAATGGGTTTTGGATTTAAAAGAGGATGATGTATATTGGTGTACGGCCCATCCAGGTTGGGTAACGGGTAGTTCGTATGGGATCTTTGCCCCATGGTTAAATAGGGCAACTATTGTCGTACATGGTGGTAGGTTCGATGCGAAAGAATGGTTTGAAGTACTTGAACGAACAGGGGTAACGGTGTGGTATAGTGCTCCAACTGCCTTCCGTCTACTTATGGATAAATCCGACCTTATTCCTGACTATTCTTTTTCACTACGCCACATTTTAAGTGTTGGAGAACCGTTAAATCCTGAAGTCATTACGTGGGGAGTCGAAAAATTGAATTTGCAGATACATGATACGTGGTGGATGACCGAAACTGGAGCGCAGTTAATTGTCAATTTACCATCTGCAAAAATCAAACCAGGTTCAATGGGTAGGCCTATACCTGGAATTAAAGCAGCGATAATTGATGAAGAAGGAAATACTGTGCACCCCTATGAACTAGGACTTTTAGCGATCAAAAAGGGCTGGCCATCGATGATGAAGGAGATTTGGAAAAACGAGGAGAAATATCATTCCTACTTTGTCGGCGATTGGTACATATCCGGTGATTTAGCTTATATGGATGAGGAAGGATATATATTTTTTCAAGGTAGAAACGATGACATGATTAATTCTTCAGGAGAAAGAATTGGGCCGTTCGAAGTGGAGAGCAAACTAATAGAACATCAGGCTGTTTTGGAAGCAGCGGTAATCGGAAAGCCTGACCGAGTTCGAGGAGAAATTGTGAAAGCATTCATTGTATTGGCAGAGGGGTATGAAGAAACCGAGGAATTGAAAAAGGAAATACAGACCTTTGTCCGAAATAAACTATCTGCCCACGCAATGCCACGTGAAATCGAAATCTTAAGAGAACTACCAAAAACCCAAATCAGCGGAAAAATCCTCAGAAGAGCACTCCGCGAAGACAAAGATGTGGACAGAGGGACAGACACCGTGGACGGAGGGACAGGTCCCACTAGCGTTGCGTGACTTTTAAAAAATTCCATAAATTCAATAATATGTATTTACATTCAATAAAAAAACTCCTATTGTAGATGTGTTGGCCTTGTTTTGTTCCCTAAACAAACAAGTCATCTACAAAGGAGTTTTAACAATGAATAAGAAAAGTATAGGTCGAGAGATGCTCATTTGTCAATGTTTATCACTTCTTCCTACAGAGGATTTTGATTGTCGGTTAATGGATTATAGGAATTATAAACTTTCAACAAAGTCACTGATAAGGACTTTTGTGTCAGCTCAATTAGATCAGTGGAGTTCCTATAGTCACATGGAGGAAAAGTTACAAGCCTATCCAAAACTACGCGAAGAAATCGGGATAGAGGAAATCAGTGGCTCACAGTTAAGCCGGAGGATTAATGATTTACCAACTGAGCTGGTCCAAAAATTATTTATAAAAGTTGTTGAAAATCTTTCTGAACTTACTAAAGGATTACAGGGTCTTCCGAATGGGTTAGGGAGGTTACGAATCGTTGATTCTACCGAAATAAGGTTACCCCAAAATTTATGTGACTGGGCAAATATTTCGAAGAAACAAACGGGAGTTAAAATGCATACGCGACTAACGGTTGCTTCTTCAGACGTTGTTTTTCCAGACAAAATTGTACCATCCTCCGGAAGGTTAAGTGACTTTGAAAGTTCAGATGTAATGATAGAAAAATCAGATTCTATCTATATAATGGACCGCGGCTATCCTTCCAGAGAGAATCTTCAATCCTGGCAAGAAAAAGGCGTATCGTTTGTCGTGCGGATATCCAAATCCCTTCGATTGGGGATGTTAGAAGAATTTACTCCTACACATCCATCTGTAGTTCGGGACGCTAAAGTATCCTATACGGTTTCTCAACCACCAGTACGTTATGTAGAATTCATCGACGAAAAAAAGAGAACATATAGGATTCTGACGGATAGATTTGACCTTGCAGACCAACAAATAATGGAATTATATCGAGCGCGGTGGATGATAGAATTATTCTTTAAATGGATTAAACAACATTTAAGATTAACAAAAATATGGAGCACTAAGCCACAAGGAATTTGGAACCAAATGTTCTTAGCCTTGATTGCGTACGTATTATCGTTAATCATTAAACTCCAAACACATTCTAAAAAGTCACCTTGGGAATTCTTTAGACTACTACAAACCTATCTGTTTAAAACAGTTAGCTCATTTGAAAAAGCTCTAAATATCAAAAAGAAAAGAACGTCCAAAGGAAGACAAAAGGTCCCGATATCAAAAAATAAGTTGACACCGGAACTTGGTAATGTAGCTATGGATAAAAAGGGAATCAAAAAAAGAAAACGAAGATAACTAATTCACAATTGTAAAAAAAAGGGAACAAGGTCGAATGCAACCTCGTTTCCCTTTTTTCTCTATCAGGATAAAAGCAACTTGAAAAAAATTACATAAATTCAATTTACCAACAAACACGCAAGGCTAGTGGACAGGTCCCTCGTCCACACAGAAACTGGAAAATGGAAGCTGGAGATAGTGAGCTCACTTCTCCATAAATGAACCCAACCATTAAATTATCATGTAGAGTTTTATGCTATTTTGCACTACTATTTGCAGCAAATGATAACATCGCTCGTCAAACGTGAAAGGGACAGAGTTTTGTCCCTTTTTTAGTTTGGTATATAGAGTGTAAGATGACTTTGGAAAACCTATTGAAGAACTAATCTGTTTATTTTTTGGTATACTAATAAACGACTTAGTATCTAATAATAATACCTACTGCAAAATAAGAGTGCCTACTGCCGTGTAGTCAACTCAATAATGTATAGTACAGTTAATTTATTATTTTCCAAAAAATGTGTGGACGAGGGACCTGTCCGAGACCACTGAAAAACCCCTCCTAATAAATGTAAAAAAATAAAAAAAGAAAACCTTCCTTTATCAAAATTTGGTATAATTAGACACGACCAAGAATCTAATTATCAATCGAAAAGGAAGGTTTTCTTCTATGCTTAAAGAAAAAGATATGCAGTTAAGCATCTACTCCGAATTATACTATAAAATCCCCAAAAATCATACACTCAAACTTGTCAGAGAAGCAGTTGATTTTTCTTATATTAACAAAGTACTGGAAAAATCGTATTGTAAATACTATGGTAGGCCTGCCAAAGAACCAGAAATGATGGTTAAATTACTCGTTCTTGGATACCTTTATAATCTTTCTGACGAAAGAGTAATAGAAGATGCTTCACTTAATCTAGCTTATATGTACTTTCTAGATATTAATCCTGAAGACACACTACCACACCCCAGCCTGTTAGCCAAGTTTAGAAAACACAGACTACAGGATGTCTCGTTAGATGATATTATAGCCCTATTTGTTAAACAATGCGTCGATAAAGGGATTATCAAAGGTAGTTCTGTAAGTATTGATACCACTCATACAGAAGCTAACACGTTCAAAGCTACACCCGAACGGGTGATGAAAAGATTAGTTAGTAAGATGTTTAAAACATTAAAAGAGGAAGTAGAAAAAATTCCAAGTGATATCAATCAAGAAATCCCGGATTATAAAGAAATTGAAGACCCTAAAGTTGCGAAAGAAACAATGAAAGCCTATGTTGAAGAAACTATCACCACAGTAACAGAAAACGTAGACGTAGAAACTACACCCAAGACAAAAGCAGTGATTGAAAATGCGAAAGAAATACTATCCGACCCAAAGTTTTTAGCCCAAAAAGGTGTACGTTCCATTGTTGACCAAGAAGCAAGAGTTGGGCACAAAAGTAAAACTTCCAACTTCTTTGGATATAAAACAGAATTTATGATTACAACAGAAGATAGAATTATTACTTCCGTAAGGGTAGGCAATGGGGCATACGTGGACGGTAGTTTTTTTGACGAGCTATTACAACTCACTATAAAGTCTGGTATTTCGGTTGAAGAACTATATGGAGATAAGGCATATTTCAAAAAAGTAATTTTGGACAAATTAAAAGAAATAAAAGCAGCTGCCTACATACCTGTAAGTGAAATGGCTTATAGAATTAATGAAGAGTTATTTAGTTATAACAAAGACGCTGATCAATGGAGTTGCGAACAGGGAAATACGACTATAAAAAAATATTATAAGAACACCAAAAACAGACAATCGTACAAATATTACTTTGATAGAGAAAAATGTAAAGCCTGTCCAATCAGGACAGATTGTATTAAAGGAAAAAATGTTGGAAAAATCTTAGAAGTTGGAATCAACACACCAGAATTCTATGAATATAGCCAACAACAAAAACAACCAGAGTTTAAAGAAAAGTATAAAAAGAGAGCATGCCAAGAATGGAAAAACGGCGAAATGAAATGCTTTCACGGGCTAGATCGTGCCAGGGGGTACGGTCTCAAAAGCATGTCTACACAAGCAAAATTAACTGCATTAGCAGTTAATATAAAGAGGATAGGAAAGATCCTATCCTCCAAAACAGGGTAAAAAACACTGGTTAGCATCAAAATAGGACAACATTTTCCTTATTTAGGGGTAAAAGTTGTCCTTATTATTTTTTTTGTTTCAAAAAAAGGGACTTTTTCAGTGATTTCGACCTGTCCCTATGTCCCACCTATGTCCCAAATGAGGTGAGAGTGTGATTACCGTTATTGGTAGTATTAATATGGATTTAGTTGTTGGTACGAACCACGTTCCTGATAAAGGGGAAACGACGTTAGGAACTTCTTTTTCTACATTTACTGGTGGAAAAGGGGCCAATCAAGCAGTAGCGGCTGCAAGATTGGGAGGAGAAGTACAAATGATTGGTGCTTGTGGTACGGATGAGTATGGCAAAATAGCGCTTGCTTCATTAAAACAAGAAAACATAAAAACTGATCATTTATTTTTATTT from Sutcliffiella cohnii encodes:
- the acsA gene encoding acetate--CoA ligase — protein: MKLREASALKQGEGAFNLSNYEEVSKQFSWDTIHPQFSWHRTNKVNMAYECIDRHVEDGYGEKIALIYMNGHFKETHTFSNLKKKTDEWGYLLKSQGVKKGDRVFVFLPKHPDCYIAVLAAIKIGAIVGPLFEAFMEEAIFDRMYDCEASVLITNEELLQRVPVSKLPHLQSIYITDNIEHPIAKSIPKLVEEVSVNGEIVEWVDLNDGMIIHYTSGSTGKPKGVLHAHRVMIQQYQTGQWVLDLKEDDVYWCTAHPGWVTGSSYGIFAPWLNRATIVVHGGRFDAKEWFEVLERTGVTVWYSAPTAFRLLMDKSDLIPDYSFSLRHILSVGEPLNPEVITWGVEKLNLQIHDTWWMTETGAQLIVNLPSAKIKPGSMGRPIPGIKAAIIDEEGNTVHPYELGLLAIKKGWPSMMKEIWKNEEKYHSYFVGDWYISGDLAYMDEEGYIFFQGRNDDMINSSGERIGPFEVESKLIEHQAVLEAAVIGKPDRVRGEIVKAFIVLAEGYEETEELKKEIQTFVRNKLSAHAMPREIEILRELPKTQISGKILRRALREDKDVDRGTDTVDGGTGPTSVA
- a CDS encoding aliphatic sulfonate ABC transporter substrate-binding protein → MKTRKNGIFPAIILSISIGLLSACGQTATGEKKLEKIRLDYAFYSPTSLVLKEFGWLEEDLKDEGIEVEWVQSLGSNKALEFLNSNSIDFGSTAGAAALIAKANNAPIESVYIYSKPEWTALVTQGETELTSVSDLKGKKVAATLGTDPHIFLLRSLADAGLKPTDVEIVNLQHGDGASALVSGQVSAWAGLDPHMAVLEVKNGTSYIYRNTEFNTYGTLNVRTDFAKNYPEHVEKVIELYEQARAWTIENPEEAAKILAEQAQLDAAVAKLQLSRNDFSNPIPSEVQVKALIEAGKVLQTSGIIDSNVNVEKLATELIQSTFATNVIKLEDE
- a CDS encoding IS4 family transposase, which translates into the protein MNKKSIGREMLICQCLSLLPTEDFDCRLMDYRNYKLSTKSLIRTFVSAQLDQWSSYSHMEEKLQAYPKLREEIGIEEISGSQLSRRINDLPTELVQKLFIKVVENLSELTKGLQGLPNGLGRLRIVDSTEIRLPQNLCDWANISKKQTGVKMHTRLTVASSDVVFPDKIVPSSGRLSDFESSDVMIEKSDSIYIMDRGYPSRENLQSWQEKGVSFVVRISKSLRLGMLEEFTPTHPSVVRDAKVSYTVSQPPVRYVEFIDEKKRTYRILTDRFDLADQQIMELYRARWMIELFFKWIKQHLRLTKIWSTKPQGIWNQMFLALIAYVLSLIIKLQTHSKKSPWEFFRLLQTYLFKTVSSFEKALNIKKKRTSKGRQKVPISKNKLTPELGNVAMDKKGIKKRKRR
- a CDS encoding ABC transporter permease, translating into MAQQSGSNYVKPLRSTFRVRFPIQRILQASKSVFIGSVLPISLVIAWEVLSRVGVFPPHLLPAPSLIIQKIVSMIQDGSLWGHIGITLTRVFAGFLLGAVFAILLGAIVGFYKLAEQLLDPILQAFRSIPSLAWVPLFILWLSIGETSKITLIAVGVFFPVYLNIVSGIKGVDRKLIEVGKIYGFTTYQLIKNIILPASLPSFLVGLRSGLGLGWMFVVAAELMGASSGLGYLLVFGQNMSSPDLIIASIILFALIGKISDALLKGVEKKALHWQDSLTNQ
- a CDS encoding ABC transporter ATP-binding protein encodes the protein MLLSVKNSSRKFDNGNVAFTDVSFTANSGEIVGLLGTSGCGKSTLLRTISGLDKGYTGNISIHEKEARDNNENIGFMFQEPRLMPWLTVLENVVFGMKGKKNCKTNEAMNLLAQVGLKGFEHHYPKELSGGMAQRVAIARALITSPEILLLDEPFSALDAFTKMQLQDLLLTIWGRKKATMLLVTHDIDEALYLCDRLLVFRGQPGELCEEINVSKERPRSRGDEQLAKQKEVILSLLNVENSN